From the Pelagibaculum spongiae genome, the window GCTGCAACACTTTACGAGTCGTTTCAACAATTGCCTGTGTTTGGGCATCAATTTCCAAGTTCACCTTATCACCGACTAACAAACTATCGAAGGTAGTGATCGCCAGTGTTTCTGGAATCAAGAAAATATTGAAACGCACCTTCTCGCCTTGTTCGAGCACTTCACCCAAAGTCAGACTGCAACCATTAATCGATGCGAAACCTTTGGCCAGTAAAAAATCAGCCCACTTGGCATCGGTCTCGAACCAGATTTCCCAGTTATTTTCAGGCTGACGAATTTCAACAATTTCAGCCATATCATGAATATGACCCGACAATAAATGCCCGCCAATTTCATCGCCAAATCGTGCTGCCCGCTCAAAGTTTACCAAGCTGCCTTCTTGCAACAATCCGATGTTAGTCAGGCGCAGCGTTTCCATCATGGCATCAAATGCCACCATATCGCCCATATGCTCAACCAGCGTTAAACAACAGCCATTAA encodes:
- a CDS encoding riboflavin synthase subunit alpha — translated: MFTGIVQGTAPVKSIEKKSQLHRIWVELPKDRLENLQNGCSIAINGCCLTLVEHMGDMVAFDAMMETLRLTNIGLLQEGSLVNFERAARFGDEIGGHLLSGHIHDMAEIVEIRQPENNWEIWFETDAKWADFLLAKGFASINGCSLTLGEVLEQGEKVRFNIFLIPETLAITTFDSLLVGDKVNLEIDAQTQAIVETTRKVLQQKFADG